A single genomic interval of Scatophagus argus isolate fScaArg1 chromosome 22, fScaArg1.pri, whole genome shotgun sequence harbors:
- the wnt7ba gene encoding protein Wnt-7b isoform X2, whose protein sequence is MRNHAHHLVSQCAAVRLLPADLPHPHQRALSSVVALGANIICNKIPGLAPRQRALCQSRPDAIIVIGEGAQLGINECQYQFRYGRWNCSALGERTVFGQELRVGSREAAFTYAITAAGVAHAVTTACSQGNLSQCGCDREKQGYHDYQEEGWKWGGCSADVKYGVEFSRRFVDAREIKKNARRLMNLHNNEAGRKILEERMKLECKCHGVSGSCTTKTCWITLPKFREIGYLLKERYSDAVQVEPVRASRLRQPSFLRLKEARGYQKPTDTDLVYLERSPNYCEEDTATGSTGTRGRLCNGTSTHTDSCNVMCCGRGYNTHHYTRIWQCNCKFHWCCFVKCNTCSEKSEVFTCK, encoded by the exons ATGCGCAACCATGCTCATCATCTCGTCTCGCAGTGCGCTGCTGTCCGTCTACTACCCGCAGatcttcctcatcctcaccaGCG GGCGCTGTCCTCTGTGGTAGCTCTAGGTGCTAACATCATCTGCAACAAGATCCCAGGACTGGCTCCTCGTCAGAGAGCCCTCTGCCAGAGTCGCCCTGACGCCATCATCGTCATTGGCGAAGGCGCCCAGCTTGGCATCAACGAGTGTCAGTACCAGTTCCGCTACGGTCGGTGGAACTGCTCGGCCCTGGGCGAGAGGACCGTCTTCGGACAAGAGCTGAGAGTAG GCAGCAGGGAGGCCGCATTCACTTATGCCATCACCGCAGCAGGAGTTGCCCACGCAGTGACCACAGCTTGTAGCCAGGGCAACCTCAGTCAGTGCGGCTGTGACCGCGAGAAGCAGGGCTACCATGACTACCAAGAGGAGGGCTGGAAGTGGGGAGGCTGTTCGGCTGATGTTAAGTACGGAGTGGAGTTCTCGCGACGCTTTGTAGACGCCCGTGAGATAAAGAAAAACGCTCGGCGGCTGATGAATCTACACAACAATGAGGCAGGGCGAAAG ATCCTAGAGGAGAGGATGAAGCTGGAGTGCAAATGTCACGGTGTGTCTGGTTCCTGCACCACTAAGACCTGCTGGATCACCCTGCCCAAGTTCAGAGAGATTGGTTACCTTCTGAAGGAACGATACAGTGACGCCGTTCAAGTAGAGCCAGTCCGGGCCTCGCGGCTCCGCCAGCCGTCCTTTCTACGGCTCAAAGAGGCCAGAGGCTACCAAAAGCCCACGGACACAGACCTGGTGTACCTGGAGCGTTCGCCCAACTACTGCGAAGAGGACACGGCCACAGGAAGCACAGGAACTCGGGGCAGGCTGTGCAACGGCACCTCGACCCACACAGACAGTTGTAATGTAATGTGCTGCGGTCGGGGCTACAACACGCACCACTACACCCGCATCTGGCAGTGCAACTGCAAGTTCCACTGGTGCTGTTTCGTCAAGTGCAACACCTGCAGTGAGAAATCAGAAGTTTTCACCTGCAAGTAG
- the wnt7ba gene encoding protein Wnt-7b isoform X1 — translation MLIISSRSALLSVYYPQIFLILTSGSYLALSSVVALGANIICNKIPGLAPRQRALCQSRPDAIIVIGEGAQLGINECQYQFRYGRWNCSALGERTVFGQELRVGSREAAFTYAITAAGVAHAVTTACSQGNLSQCGCDREKQGYHDYQEEGWKWGGCSADVKYGVEFSRRFVDAREIKKNARRLMNLHNNEAGRKILEERMKLECKCHGVSGSCTTKTCWITLPKFREIGYLLKERYSDAVQVEPVRASRLRQPSFLRLKEARGYQKPTDTDLVYLERSPNYCEEDTATGSTGTRGRLCNGTSTHTDSCNVMCCGRGYNTHHYTRIWQCNCKFHWCCFVKCNTCSEKSEVFTCK, via the exons ATGCTCATCATCTCGTCTCGCAGTGCGCTGCTGTCCGTCTACTACCCGCAGatcttcctcatcctcaccaGCGGTAGCTACCT GGCGCTGTCCTCTGTGGTAGCTCTAGGTGCTAACATCATCTGCAACAAGATCCCAGGACTGGCTCCTCGTCAGAGAGCCCTCTGCCAGAGTCGCCCTGACGCCATCATCGTCATTGGCGAAGGCGCCCAGCTTGGCATCAACGAGTGTCAGTACCAGTTCCGCTACGGTCGGTGGAACTGCTCGGCCCTGGGCGAGAGGACCGTCTTCGGACAAGAGCTGAGAGTAG GCAGCAGGGAGGCCGCATTCACTTATGCCATCACCGCAGCAGGAGTTGCCCACGCAGTGACCACAGCTTGTAGCCAGGGCAACCTCAGTCAGTGCGGCTGTGACCGCGAGAAGCAGGGCTACCATGACTACCAAGAGGAGGGCTGGAAGTGGGGAGGCTGTTCGGCTGATGTTAAGTACGGAGTGGAGTTCTCGCGACGCTTTGTAGACGCCCGTGAGATAAAGAAAAACGCTCGGCGGCTGATGAATCTACACAACAATGAGGCAGGGCGAAAG ATCCTAGAGGAGAGGATGAAGCTGGAGTGCAAATGTCACGGTGTGTCTGGTTCCTGCACCACTAAGACCTGCTGGATCACCCTGCCCAAGTTCAGAGAGATTGGTTACCTTCTGAAGGAACGATACAGTGACGCCGTTCAAGTAGAGCCAGTCCGGGCCTCGCGGCTCCGCCAGCCGTCCTTTCTACGGCTCAAAGAGGCCAGAGGCTACCAAAAGCCCACGGACACAGACCTGGTGTACCTGGAGCGTTCGCCCAACTACTGCGAAGAGGACACGGCCACAGGAAGCACAGGAACTCGGGGCAGGCTGTGCAACGGCACCTCGACCCACACAGACAGTTGTAATGTAATGTGCTGCGGTCGGGGCTACAACACGCACCACTACACCCGCATCTGGCAGTGCAACTGCAAGTTCCACTGGTGCTGTTTCGTCAAGTGCAACACCTGCAGTGAGAAATCAGAAGTTTTCACCTGCAAGTAG